In Hahella sp. KA22, one genomic interval encodes:
- a CDS encoding enoyl-CoA hydratase/isomerase family protein, translating into MSEKPVLFEERECSDGHRIGVITLNVEKSLNALKLSMIESMYSVMQEWRLDDKIVAVFMQGAGDKAFCAGGDIVQMYESMCDAGEGPPAYAEEFFTREYRLDYLIHVYPKPVVCWGNGIVMGGGLGLMAGASHRIVTESSRIAMPEVTIGLFPDVGGTWFLNRMPDGAGLYLGLTGAACNAADALELGWADGFLPHAQKEAFLQALTRTSWSSPESNHTRVTQLLRSWNEQHQSQRPGGQVAQHRAMIKQVTQGDSVTQVVDAILNYPTVDEWVGKAQKSLRNGCPTTAHLVWRQIHEGGGLSLPDVFKRELIMAVQCTMHPEFREGVRALLIDKDFKPQWRYPSFADVPVAWVDEFFSSPWDVNPLHDLAVL; encoded by the coding sequence ATGAGCGAAAAACCTGTTTTATTCGAAGAACGCGAATGCAGCGATGGTCACCGCATCGGCGTGATCACCCTGAACGTGGAGAAATCGCTCAACGCGTTGAAGCTGAGCATGATCGAGTCGATGTACAGCGTCATGCAGGAATGGCGGCTGGACGACAAAATCGTCGCGGTATTTATGCAGGGAGCGGGCGATAAAGCCTTCTGCGCCGGCGGCGATATCGTGCAAATGTATGAATCCATGTGCGACGCAGGCGAAGGTCCTCCCGCTTATGCAGAAGAGTTCTTCACACGGGAATACCGTCTCGACTACCTCATACACGTCTATCCTAAACCTGTCGTCTGCTGGGGCAACGGCATCGTCATGGGCGGCGGTTTGGGTCTAATGGCCGGAGCCAGTCACCGAATTGTCACGGAGTCTTCCCGTATCGCCATGCCTGAAGTCACCATCGGGCTCTTTCCCGATGTCGGCGGCACTTGGTTCCTCAATCGCATGCCCGACGGAGCAGGCCTTTATCTGGGCTTAACCGGCGCCGCCTGTAACGCCGCCGATGCGCTTGAACTGGGTTGGGCCGACGGCTTTTTGCCCCATGCACAGAAGGAAGCCTTTCTACAAGCGCTAACCAGAACCTCCTGGAGCAGCCCTGAAAGTAACCATACCCGCGTCACGCAACTGTTGCGCTCCTGGAATGAGCAGCATCAGTCGCAACGCCCGGGCGGACAGGTGGCGCAGCATCGCGCCATGATCAAGCAGGTTACCCAGGGCGACTCCGTCACTCAGGTGGTGGACGCCATTCTGAACTACCCCACCGTGGATGAATGGGTTGGCAAAGCGCAGAAATCTCTGCGTAACGGCTGCCCGACCACCGCGCACCTGGTATGGCGGCAAATTCATGAGGGCGGCGGCCTGAGCTTGCCCGACGTATTCAAACGTGAACTGATTATGGCGGTGCAGTGTACGATGCACCCCGAGTTCCGCGAAGGCGTGCGAGCCCTGCTCATTGATAAAGACTTCAAACCGCAATGGCGCTATCCGTCGTTTGCGGATGTTCCTGTAGCGTGGGTGGATGAATTCTTCTCTTCCCCTTGGGACGTTAATCCCTTGCATGACTTAGCTGTACTGTAA
- a CDS encoding enoyl-CoA hydratase, producing the protein MTGTEKLQLEIIERTAVLTIANPPANTWDETSLPALKALIQQLNDNKDVYALVITGQGEKFFSAGADLNLFSDGDKARARHMARIFGEAFETLSNYRGVSIAAINGYAMGGGLECVLACDLRIAETHAQMALPEASVGLLPCAGGTQNLPWLVGEGWAKRMILMGERVNAETALNIGLVEAVVEKGAARETALAWAEKVARQSPPAVRACKELIQSARSAPQRMGLPVERELFVDLFDTEDQKEGVNAFLGKRSPQWKNR; encoded by the coding sequence ATGACAGGCACAGAGAAACTCCAACTTGAAATCATTGAGCGCACCGCCGTGCTCACTATCGCCAACCCGCCCGCCAACACCTGGGATGAAACCAGTCTGCCGGCGCTCAAGGCGTTAATTCAGCAACTCAATGACAACAAAGACGTTTATGCGCTGGTGATCACCGGGCAAGGCGAAAAATTCTTCTCCGCCGGCGCAGACCTGAACCTGTTCTCCGATGGAGACAAAGCCAGAGCTCGCCATATGGCGCGTATCTTTGGCGAAGCCTTCGAAACCCTATCCAACTACCGCGGCGTATCCATCGCTGCAATCAACGGCTACGCCATGGGCGGCGGCTTGGAGTGCGTGCTCGCCTGCGACCTGCGCATCGCCGAGACTCATGCGCAAATGGCGTTGCCCGAAGCCAGCGTCGGCCTGCTGCCCTGCGCGGGAGGCACACAGAATCTACCCTGGCTGGTCGGCGAAGGCTGGGCGAAACGCATGATATTGATGGGTGAGCGAGTCAACGCTGAAACCGCGCTTAATATCGGACTGGTGGAAGCGGTCGTGGAAAAAGGCGCCGCCCGCGAGACCGCACTGGCCTGGGCGGAAAAAGTCGCGCGTCAGAGCCCGCCCGCAGTACGCGCCTGTAAAGAGCTGATTCAGTCCGCCCGTAGCGCGCCGCAGCGTATGGGCCTGCCGGTAGAAAGAGAGCTGTTTGTAGATCTGTTTGATACCGAAGACCAGAAAGAGGGCGTCAACGCCTTCCTCGGCAAACGCTCGCCGCAATGGAAAAACCGCTAA
- a CDS encoding acyl-CoA dehydrogenase family protein encodes MNFELSEQQIAFRDSARAFAEKELAPHAAEWDATAHFPVETIRKAGEMGFLSLYTPEEWGGLGLPRLDSSIIFEELSRGCTSTTAYLTIHNMATWMIASFGHDELRQAWLPKLVSGELLASYCLTEPNAGSDAASLRTSAKKDGSDYVINGSKMFISGAGSTDVLVVMARTGEPGAKGVSALVVPADASGVTYGRKEDKMGWNSQPTRAITFDNVRIPQTNRLGAEGEGFKFAMMGLDGGRINIATCSIGTAQAALETAQRYMQEREQFGRKLSDFQALQFKLADMATDLVAARQMVRLAAFKLDSKHPEASTYSAMAKRFATDAGFKVCNDALQIHGGYGYIKEYPLERFVRDSRVHQILEGTNEIMRVIIARRLLLEHAMETIR; translated from the coding sequence GTGAATTTTGAACTATCCGAACAGCAAATTGCTTTCCGCGACAGCGCCCGCGCCTTCGCCGAGAAAGAACTGGCGCCCCACGCCGCCGAGTGGGACGCCACCGCCCACTTCCCTGTGGAGACAATCCGCAAAGCCGGCGAAATGGGCTTTCTGTCCCTGTATACCCCGGAGGAATGGGGTGGCCTCGGCCTGCCCCGTCTGGACAGCTCGATCATCTTCGAAGAGCTGTCACGCGGCTGCACCTCCACCACCGCTTACCTGACCATTCACAACATGGCCACCTGGATGATCGCCAGCTTCGGCCATGATGAGCTGCGTCAGGCCTGGCTGCCCAAATTGGTCTCCGGCGAGCTGCTGGCTTCCTATTGCCTCACTGAGCCCAACGCAGGTTCAGACGCCGCCTCTTTGCGCACCTCTGCGAAGAAAGACGGCTCCGACTACGTTATCAACGGCTCCAAGATGTTTATTTCCGGCGCTGGCAGCACGGATGTGCTGGTGGTGATGGCGCGCACCGGTGAACCCGGCGCCAAAGGCGTGTCCGCGCTGGTCGTGCCCGCTGACGCCTCCGGCGTCACCTACGGCCGTAAGGAAGACAAAATGGGCTGGAACAGTCAGCCCACGCGCGCGATTACATTCGATAATGTGCGTATTCCCCAGACCAACCGCCTTGGCGCGGAAGGCGAAGGCTTCAAATTTGCGATGATGGGACTCGATGGCGGTCGCATTAATATCGCAACCTGTTCCATCGGCACCGCCCAGGCGGCGCTGGAAACCGCACAGCGTTATATGCAGGAGCGAGAGCAGTTCGGGCGCAAGCTGTCCGACTTTCAGGCGCTGCAATTCAAACTGGCGGATATGGCCACAGATTTGGTGGCGGCCCGGCAGATGGTGCGACTCGCAGCGTTCAAGCTGGACTCCAAACACCCGGAAGCCTCCACCTATAGCGCCATGGCCAAACGCTTCGCGACAGACGCCGGCTTCAAGGTCTGCAATGACGCATTGCAAATCCACGGCGGCTATGGCTACATCAAGGAATATCCGCTGGAACGCTTCGTTCGCGACAGCCGGGTGCACCAGATTCTGGAAGGAACCAACGAAATCATGCGCGTCATCATCGCACGCCGCCTACTCCTCGAACACGCCATGGAGACTATTCGCTAA
- a CDS encoding CoA-acylating methylmalonate-semialdehyde dehydrogenase yields the protein MQTRVPLYIDGSFTESAATRHIPNLNPATQLNLANTPCATPDEVNRAVASAKQAFETWKDVPVIERARLMMKFVQLLKQNQDEIAEILSQETGKIFADAKGDVWRGIEVVEHACNIPSMMMGETVENVARDIDTSSYMHPLGVCAGITPFNFPAMIPLWMFPMALACGNTFVLKPSEQDPLTPMRIAQLFDEAGFPKGVLQVLHGDREQVDMLLTHPDIKAISFVGSAPVGQHIYRTGTQHLKRVQCMTGAKNHMVIMPDADKKQVISHLTGASVGAAGQRCMAISVAVFVGESAQWLDELKASMAEVKPGAWNDEAAGYGPLISRGSRDRVLGLLAKGKEEGAECLLDGSSFTHPDFPEGNWVGPTLFSKVTPDMTIYREEIFGPVLLAMQVDTIDDALKLINDNPFGNGVSLFTNSGGAARHFQRNVQVGQVGINIPIPVPLPFFSFTGWRNSFYGDQHAYGKQAVRFYTETKTVISRWFHHGEEVQGPNLTIQMR from the coding sequence ATGCAAACCAGGGTCCCGTTATATATAGACGGCTCATTTACGGAAAGCGCAGCCACCCGCCACATCCCGAACCTGAATCCGGCCACGCAGCTAAATCTGGCCAACACTCCCTGCGCCACTCCGGACGAAGTCAACCGGGCGGTGGCCAGCGCCAAACAGGCCTTCGAAACCTGGAAGGACGTCCCCGTCATCGAAAGGGCGCGTCTGATGATGAAGTTCGTGCAACTTCTCAAGCAGAACCAGGACGAAATCGCAGAAATTCTCAGCCAGGAAACCGGAAAGATTTTCGCCGACGCCAAAGGCGACGTATGGCGCGGCATTGAAGTCGTGGAACATGCCTGCAACATCCCTTCAATGATGATGGGCGAAACCGTTGAGAACGTGGCGCGGGATATCGATACCAGCTCCTACATGCATCCGCTTGGCGTTTGCGCCGGCATCACGCCGTTCAATTTCCCGGCGATGATCCCCCTGTGGATGTTCCCCATGGCGCTGGCCTGCGGCAACACTTTTGTACTTAAGCCTTCCGAGCAGGACCCTTTGACGCCAATGCGCATCGCGCAATTGTTCGACGAAGCGGGCTTCCCCAAAGGTGTGCTGCAAGTCCTGCATGGCGATCGCGAACAAGTGGACATGCTGCTGACGCATCCAGATATCAAAGCCATCTCCTTCGTCGGCTCAGCGCCTGTCGGGCAGCATATCTATCGCACCGGCACACAGCACCTGAAGCGAGTGCAATGTATGACCGGCGCCAAAAACCACATGGTCATCATGCCGGATGCGGACAAGAAACAGGTTATCTCGCATCTGACCGGCGCCTCCGTCGGCGCTGCTGGGCAACGCTGCATGGCCATCTCCGTCGCGGTATTCGTCGGCGAATCCGCACAGTGGCTGGACGAACTCAAAGCTTCTATGGCGGAAGTGAAGCCCGGCGCCTGGAACGACGAAGCTGCAGGCTACGGCCCGCTGATCAGTCGCGGCTCCAGAGATCGCGTATTGGGGCTGCTCGCCAAGGGGAAAGAAGAAGGCGCGGAATGTCTTCTCGACGGCTCCAGCTTCACCCATCCTGACTTCCCGGAAGGCAACTGGGTCGGTCCAACGCTGTTCAGCAAAGTCACCCCGGATATGACGATCTATCGTGAGGAAATCTTCGGGCCAGTGCTGCTCGCCATGCAAGTGGACACCATTGACGACGCCCTCAAGCTGATCAACGACAACCCCTTCGGCAATGGCGTCTCGCTGTTCACCAACTCCGGCGGGGCGGCGCGTCACTTCCAGCGCAATGTGCAAGTGGGACAAGTCGGCATCAACATCCCTATCCCTGTGCCTCTCCCCTTCTTCTCCTTCACCGGCTGGCGCAACTCTTTCTATGGCGACCAGCATGCCTACGGCAAACAGGCGGTGCGTTTCTACACCGAGACCAAAACCGTGATCAGCCGTTGGTTCCATCACGGCGAAGAAGTGCAAGGCCCGAACCTGACCATTCAAATGCGGTAA
- a CDS encoding ElyC/SanA/YdcF family protein: MPLPLALLISFIALMMLIRGRRRKLALGMLGVVWLGLFTISTPWFSDKVMEPLESQYPPYAGQEVRYVVVLGGYHETDLSLPITSYIEGDAIYRIIEGIRVALLNPEARLLVSGYARTDPLSNAEAYARLAESLGFPRERIDLQEDPRDTHEEALAAQARMGDQPFALVTSAYHMPRAMQLFEGVGLHPIPAPTGHTIKHHRELDWRRFRPALGGLAATQKAWHEYLGALWANLVASIN, from the coding sequence ATGCCGTTACCTCTTGCTTTGCTGATCTCATTTATTGCGCTAATGATGTTGATCAGGGGACGCAGACGAAAATTGGCGCTGGGAATGCTCGGCGTGGTTTGGCTGGGATTGTTCACCATCAGCACCCCCTGGTTCTCTGACAAGGTGATGGAGCCGCTGGAGAGTCAGTATCCGCCCTACGCCGGTCAGGAGGTGCGCTATGTGGTGGTGCTGGGCGGTTATCATGAGACGGATTTGAGCCTTCCTATCACCAGTTATATAGAGGGCGATGCGATATATCGCATTATTGAGGGAATACGGGTGGCTCTGCTTAATCCGGAGGCGAGGCTGCTGGTGTCCGGCTATGCGCGTACGGACCCTCTCTCTAATGCGGAAGCCTACGCGAGATTGGCGGAGTCGCTGGGCTTTCCCCGTGAACGGATCGATCTGCAGGAAGATCCACGGGATACCCATGAAGAGGCCCTGGCGGCGCAGGCGCGCATGGGGGATCAGCCTTTCGCGCTGGTGACCTCGGCTTATCATATGCCCCGGGCGATGCAGCTATTTGAAGGCGTGGGACTGCATCCTATTCCGGCGCCCACAGGACATACCATCAAACATCATCGGGAACTGGACTGGCGACGCTTTCGGCCGGCGCTTGGCGGACTGGCCGCGACACAGAAGGCCTGGCACGAGTATTTAGGCGCGTTGTGGGCCAATCTGGTCGCAAGCATAAATTGA
- a CDS encoding tetratricopeptide repeat-containing response regulator, with amino-acid sequence MFNREYRNARFLIVDGNTQLRLALEKMLKSFGAWYIDMAADGDEAINKCEHGLFDVVICDYQLSGRNGQHVLEELRERKILRYTSLFVMMSAETTREMVLAAIDHQPDAYINKPITSDVLKQRLDNLLVDNEVLYELKHAIDMERWSEAISRCEEKIARGSKYLRWCEKTVAELYFQTGALNEALRVYQQVLSERTLIWAQVGVARVYIAQADYDLAEELLRKVVEAAPNCLVAYDLLARVLVDTHRGKEAQEWLVDAVGLSPTAILRHARLGDIAWENQDVDCAVEAFRNAVELGRKSIFDRLDNHLGFSRSLCERAGAQPKVMREAALQETFEVLRNMDERFVMNDTARFQYEVVAAKACCMLKHEEERDERLAQAETLYQSVGFNLPSSRVMEYAQVLLASGKDLEAEFILSQLSLMHGDEPELQKRIEEMRDEPVSPAARQKAAELNKQGIRLAEQEDFKGAVAAFNEALEYSARHPALNLNLAQVLLKQLSSSPGDGAARRACAACFDRIVHIKPTHKQYPRFQHLRTKFDGAHGGGVEAHSAG; translated from the coding sequence ATGTTTAACAGGGAATATCGCAACGCACGCTTCCTGATAGTGGACGGCAATACCCAATTGCGTCTGGCTCTGGAGAAAATGCTGAAATCATTCGGCGCCTGGTACATAGATATGGCGGCGGATGGCGATGAGGCTATCAACAAGTGCGAGCATGGACTGTTCGACGTCGTCATCTGTGACTACCAGCTTTCGGGCAGAAATGGCCAGCATGTTCTGGAAGAGCTGCGGGAGCGCAAAATTCTGCGTTACACCTCCTTGTTTGTCATGATGTCGGCGGAAACCACCCGGGAAATGGTGCTCGCGGCCATTGACCATCAACCTGACGCTTACATCAACAAGCCGATTACTTCCGATGTCCTGAAGCAGCGTCTGGATAACCTGCTGGTGGACAACGAGGTGTTATACGAGTTGAAGCACGCCATTGATATGGAGCGCTGGAGCGAAGCGATTTCCCGCTGTGAAGAAAAAATCGCCCGCGGCAGCAAATATCTGCGCTGGTGTGAAAAAACCGTGGCGGAGCTGTACTTCCAGACCGGCGCGCTCAATGAGGCGCTGCGGGTGTATCAACAGGTGCTGTCGGAGCGCACGCTGATCTGGGCGCAGGTCGGGGTGGCCAGAGTCTATATCGCCCAGGCGGATTACGACTTAGCGGAAGAATTACTGCGCAAGGTGGTGGAGGCGGCGCCAAACTGTCTGGTGGCCTATGATTTGCTGGCGCGGGTGTTGGTGGACACGCATCGGGGTAAAGAAGCGCAGGAATGGCTGGTGGATGCGGTGGGTTTATCGCCGACGGCCATCCTCAGACATGCCAGGCTGGGGGATATCGCCTGGGAAAATCAGGATGTGGACTGCGCAGTGGAGGCGTTTCGTAATGCTGTTGAGCTGGGACGCAAAAGCATCTTCGATCGGCTCGACAACCATCTGGGATTTTCCCGTAGTCTCTGTGAACGCGCCGGCGCGCAACCAAAAGTCATGCGTGAAGCGGCGCTGCAGGAAACCTTTGAAGTTCTGCGCAATATGGACGAGCGCTTTGTCATGAACGACACCGCTCGTTTTCAATATGAAGTGGTGGCGGCGAAGGCCTGTTGCATGCTGAAGCATGAAGAGGAGCGGGACGAGCGACTGGCGCAAGCGGAGACCCTGTATCAATCTGTTGGATTCAACCTGCCTAGCTCACGGGTCATGGAGTACGCTCAGGTGCTGCTGGCCAGTGGTAAAGATCTGGAGGCTGAGTTCATTCTGTCGCAATTATCCTTGATGCACGGGGATGAGCCTGAGCTGCAAAAACGAATTGAAGAAATGCGCGACGAGCCGGTCAGTCCGGCGGCGCGCCAAAAAGCGGCGGAATTGAACAAACAGGGGATTAGACTGGCCGAACAGGAGGACTTTAAAGGCGCTGTCGCGGCCTTTAACGAGGCGCTGGAGTATTCCGCCAGACATCCCGCCTTAAACCTGAATCTGGCTCAGGTATTGTTGAAGCAGCTGAGTTCCTCTCCCGGCGACGGCGCAGCGCGTAGAGCCTGCGCCGCCTGTTTTGACCGGATTGTGCATATCAAGCCCACGCACAAGCAATATCCCCGTTTTCAACACTTGCGCACTAAATTCGATGGCGCCCATGGCGGCGGCGTCGAGGCGCATAGCGCGGGATAA
- the hemH gene encoding ferrochelatase → MIISPDNTRSAVLLVNLGTPDAPDAPAIRRYLKQFLSDPRVIEVPRLIWWAILNLVILRLRPRKLIPNYRKIWTPKGSPIKTITQQQACGLQNALGQELGARVLVDFAMTYGAPSLPDKLAALQRQGIEKVLVLPLYPQYSATTTAASFDALAQALAKMRDIPELRFVKRYHNHPAYISSLVDSVRAHWRVRGRQGKLLFSFHGLPKAYVEKGDPYRRDAEETALAVARALKLDESQWLMSFQSRVGTAEWLKPYTDATVTELGANGCEALDVICPGFSADCLETLEEIEEENRGLYEQAGGKDFHYIPALNAEPEHIELLQELCEQHLRGWI, encoded by the coding sequence ATGATCATTAGTCCCGATAACACCCGGAGCGCCGTGCTGCTTGTCAACCTGGGCACGCCGGACGCCCCAGACGCCCCCGCCATACGCCGTTACCTGAAGCAGTTCCTCAGCGATCCCAGAGTGATCGAGGTCCCGCGCCTGATCTGGTGGGCGATCCTGAATCTGGTCATTCTCCGTTTGCGCCCCAGAAAACTCATTCCCAACTATCGCAAAATCTGGACGCCCAAGGGCTCGCCAATCAAAACCATCACGCAACAACAGGCCTGCGGACTGCAAAACGCATTGGGACAAGAGCTGGGCGCCCGTGTGCTGGTGGATTTCGCCATGACCTATGGCGCGCCATCCCTGCCGGACAAGCTCGCGGCGCTGCAACGCCAGGGCATCGAAAAGGTACTTGTGCTGCCCTTGTATCCGCAATACTCCGCCACCACCACTGCCGCCAGCTTTGACGCTCTGGCTCAGGCCCTGGCGAAGATGCGCGATATTCCGGAGCTTCGCTTCGTGAAGCGCTATCACAATCATCCCGCCTATATCTCATCCCTGGTGGATAGCGTGCGCGCCCACTGGCGGGTGCGAGGTCGTCAGGGCAAATTATTGTTCTCCTTTCACGGGCTGCCCAAAGCCTACGTGGAAAAGGGCGATCCTTACCGTCGTGATGCTGAGGAAACCGCCCTTGCCGTAGCCAGAGCGTTGAAGCTGGATGAATCCCAATGGCTGATGAGCTTTCAATCCCGAGTGGGAACGGCAGAGTGGCTGAAGCCTTACACCGACGCCACCGTTACCGAGCTGGGCGCCAACGGCTGCGAAGCCTTGGACGTCATCTGCCCCGGCTTCTCCGCAGATTGCCTGGAGACGCTGGAGGAAATCGAAGAAGAAAACCGGGGGCTGTATGAACAGGCTGGCGGCAAGGATTTTCATTATATCCCCGCCTTAAATGCCGAGCCGGAGCATATCGAACTGTTACAGGAACTCTGTGAGCAGCATTTACGAGGCTGGATCTGA
- a CDS encoding cytochrome c, which translates to MRVAKKVPLILAGMASILLSVSAHAADAAAGKAKSAVCAACHGADGKAVIPTYPNLAGQNEQYLVEALKAYRSKNRNGGQAVIMQGQAAALSDDDIANLAAYFSGLK; encoded by the coding sequence ATGAGAGTAGCCAAGAAAGTCCCTTTAATCCTGGCCGGCATGGCTTCCATACTGCTTTCCGTGTCCGCACACGCGGCGGACGCAGCAGCGGGCAAAGCCAAGTCTGCAGTCTGCGCGGCATGCCACGGCGCGGACGGCAAGGCCGTTATCCCAACTTATCCCAACCTGGCGGGCCAGAACGAGCAGTATCTGGTGGAGGCGTTGAAAGCCTACCGCAGCAAAAACCGTAATGGCGGTCAGGCGGTTATCATGCAAGGTCAGGCGGCGGCGCTGTCTGACGACGATATCGCCAACTTGGCTGCGTATTTCTCCGGCCTGAAGTAA
- a CDS encoding helix-turn-helix domain-containing protein, translated as MTEQTVRQQTDVTAADFDSGEYMPIKGERPIVARAREFSSGYRVTPHKHECCQLIFATSGVMELVTDEGVWLIPPQRAVWMPPNVEHGMRARGDVSLRTMYIQPHACPVSFPQKPRTLQISPLLRELIIRAMRVPSNYDEGGRDGRIMSLILEEIEWSDERPLRLPATRDSRLQNLCRAILANPADPRELKDWSTVIGASERTLSRLFRNELGVSYQYWRQQVAALNAIPRLAAGDPVTLIAADLGYETPGAFSAMFRRIMGVAPSLYFQRQPES; from the coding sequence ATGACAGAACAGACAGTCAGACAGCAAACCGATGTGACGGCAGCCGATTTTGATTCCGGGGAATATATGCCTATCAAGGGCGAGCGTCCTATCGTCGCCAGGGCCCGTGAATTTTCCAGCGGATATCGGGTTACGCCGCATAAACACGAGTGTTGCCAGCTTATTTTCGCCACGTCTGGCGTGATGGAGCTGGTCACCGACGAGGGGGTATGGCTGATACCCCCGCAACGGGCGGTGTGGATGCCGCCCAATGTGGAGCATGGCATGCGCGCCCGTGGCGACGTGTCCCTGCGCACTATGTACATCCAGCCCCATGCCTGTCCCGTGAGCTTTCCGCAAAAGCCGCGCACGCTGCAGATATCGCCGTTGCTGAGGGAGTTGATCATTCGCGCGATGCGAGTTCCCAGCAATTACGACGAAGGTGGTCGGGATGGCCGTATTATGTCCTTGATTTTGGAGGAAATTGAATGGTCTGATGAGCGCCCGTTACGACTTCCCGCCACCCGCGATTCCCGCTTGCAGAACCTGTGTCGGGCTATCCTGGCCAACCCGGCTGATCCGCGCGAGCTGAAAGATTGGTCGACTGTAATCGGGGCGTCCGAACGTACGCTTTCCCGTTTGTTTCGCAATGAGCTGGGCGTGTCTTATCAATACTGGCGCCAGCAAGTCGCCGCGCTCAACGCAATCCCCCGTCTCGCCGCCGGCGACCCGGTGACACTGATCGCTGCGGATCTTGGCTACGAAACGCCGGGCGCCTTTTCCGCTATGTTTCGACGCATTATGGGCGTCGCTCCCAGTCTTTATTTTCAGCGCCAACCAGAAAGCTGA
- a CDS encoding DMT family transporter, with the protein MAAVASRDRKRYLTLILISTFLFGSSFPATKAVLTEVSPLWAVCLRFLAAALSITPLLIWRGDFGGRLKLKPVVWGQVIVIGLLQTTGSMAFLNLGLQSIAPPKAAILMACAPLIVAVMARLILRETVFALAYAGMGVALFGVALCLGLDSIGSSALGVGELLVICGAFCWAAATVAIKKFAPELDVWALSFWQMLIGAIALALIALLNGEPFGAPVSLSVWGAFAWLAIPATTGAMGLWFQVLRLGSAVHASGFLFLSPLFATLITFALTGNLLTMREIAGGVLIGAGIYLASLPQRGEASASCT; encoded by the coding sequence ATGGCCGCTGTTGCTTCCCGCGATCGCAAGCGTTATCTGACGCTCATCCTTATCTCAACCTTTCTGTTTGGATCTTCCTTTCCAGCCACCAAGGCGGTGCTGACGGAGGTTTCGCCGTTGTGGGCGGTGTGTCTGCGTTTTCTGGCGGCGGCGTTGTCCATCACGCCATTGCTGATCTGGCGGGGAGACTTCGGCGGGCGCTTAAAGCTCAAACCCGTGGTCTGGGGACAGGTGATCGTCATTGGTCTTTTGCAAACCACTGGCTCTATGGCCTTCCTCAATTTAGGGCTGCAATCCATCGCGCCGCCTAAGGCCGCGATATTAATGGCTTGCGCGCCGCTGATCGTCGCTGTCATGGCCCGGCTTATCCTGCGCGAAACGGTATTTGCGTTGGCGTACGCCGGCATGGGAGTAGCTCTGTTTGGCGTAGCGCTGTGCCTGGGACTCGACAGTATCGGAAGCAGCGCCTTAGGCGTTGGCGAACTGCTGGTCATATGCGGCGCGTTTTGTTGGGCGGCGGCGACGGTAGCGATCAAGAAGTTCGCGCCTGAACTCGACGTCTGGGCGCTGTCTTTTTGGCAGATGTTAATCGGGGCGATCGCGTTGGCGCTGATCGCCTTACTGAATGGAGAACCATTTGGCGCTCCGGTCAGTTTGTCTGTCTGGGGCGCATTTGCGTGGCTCGCCATTCCGGCGACCACCGGAGCGATGGGGCTTTGGTTTCAGGTTTTGCGGCTGGGCAGCGCTGTGCACGCCAGCGGCTTTTTGTTCCTGTCTCCTTTGTTCGCCACCTTAATTACTTTCGCTCTTACAGGAAACCTGCTCACTATGCGGGAAATCGCAGGAGGCGTGTTAATTGGAGCCGGCATATATCTGGCCTCGCTGCCGCAACGCGGCGAGGCGTCGGCATCCTGTACCTGA